The Dyadobacter sp. 676 DNA window GGTTGAAAATCACCACCCACACCAGAACCGACGCCAGCATCAAAGCCCGGAAGACGAAATTGCCGTATTCCTTTATTCTGAGCAGGGGCGCGCAGAATAATAATGCTCCGATCAGATTGACATAAGTTTTGTTCACATTCAGCGAGAACCAGATTTTCAACCAGCCGATTACCGAAAGTCCGTCGGAGAAATCACGATCTGCCGCCAGCAGCTTCCACCAGGTTTTGTATAAAACGACAAATTGCGCGGGGCTTACAGCGACTATCGGCAGTACTGTGAACAGAACAACCCATACCGCAGTAGTATAGGCCAGTTTTATTTTGTTAGGATAAAACAGGTACAGTGCCAGTGCTACGATACCGAATAGTTTAATAAAGATAGTGCATACGATACACAGCGAGGCCATCCAGTATTTATCTCGTTCCAGAAACCCGAACGCAAAGAGCAATAAGCCAGCGATCAAGGCATTGCTTTGCTCGTTCTGGGTGGCCGTGAGCAACTCCACAAGCATAAAGGTAATCATAAGGCCCTTCGCGCGTAGATCAACCCTTGGCAGGGAGTATACGGAGAAAAATAGCACCGATACATTGATTAAATTCCAGAAAAAAAGGCCAACGAAAGTCGGCATAATGGAAAGTATACCAAAAATTAATGCGAATGCAGGACTATATTTAAATAGATCCCAATGTTCGGTGACGTACCATCTGTATAGGTTTTTTCCTTCTATTAAGTGAAAAAATGATTGTTTAAAAATAATGTAATTGTTATAGGTAGTGTAGAGTTGTGGCCCGTTGAAGCTTTTGGGATGCGAAAATACTGATTGGAGCGTGGCGAAGGCGGCAATTCCCAAAACAATGTATAACAGCGATTTTTTGCTGACTATGAGGCGGTTGAAAGCATCCATAAACTGACTTAATCCCTGGCGTTGATTTTTCTTCAAAACTAGGGATTAAATCAGTGTGTTGTTAGTTTTTCTCGTATCCCATTGCTTTCAGCCATCCTTCCATAGCGGCGGGCCAGTTGGCGAGCGAACCTTTCCCTTCAGTGCGCATGCCGTAACCATGCCCGCCCTTCGGGTACAAATGCATTTCAGCAGGAATTTTTTTCTTTTTGAGCGCCAGGTAATATTCGATGCTGTTTTCGACCGGCACGCCCGTGTCGTCCATTGCGTGAACGAGGAATGCCGGCG harbors:
- a CDS encoding glycosyltransferase family 87 protein, producing the protein MDAFNRLIVSKKSLLYIVLGIAAFATLQSVFSHPKSFNGPQLYTTYNNYIIFKQSFFHLIEGKNLYRWYVTEHWDLFKYSPAFALIFGILSIMPTFVGLFFWNLINVSVLFFSVYSLPRVDLRAKGLMITFMLVELLTATQNEQSNALIAGLLLFAFGFLERDKYWMASLCIVCTIFIKLFGIVALALYLFYPNKIKLAYTTAVWVVLFTVLPIVAVSPAQFVVLYKTWWKLLAADRDFSDGLSVIGWLKIWFSLNVNKTYVNLIGALLFCAPLLRIKEYGNFVFRALMLASVLVWVVIFNHRAESPTFIIAIAGVAVWYYIQAPGKLNYTLLVLAFVFTTLSPTDIFPKFVRNEFFWPYVIKAVPCILIWGKIIYDLLFTQLSHRPAEATS